The sequence below is a genomic window from Chryseobacterium foetidum.
TTCACAAATGCTAATGATTTCTAAAAAAGCAGATGAAAAAGCAAATGCTTTATTAATGGATTGGAGAGTTTTAGATAATTATGATTTTTTTCTTGAAGATCTAAATGTACCAATGCTTTCATTCGAAACCCAACAAGAATTTAAGACAAATATTGCCAAGGCAAATGTAGAATTCGAATTGAATCTGGATGAAACTAAATGGGAAGAACAAAAAAATTATAGAAATACAATTCTACAAGATTGGGAATCATTTAATATTCCAGGGTTTATTTATGAAGAAATAATTGCTAAATTTTGCGAAAACAAATTTCACGGAACATTCTTTATAATATTAACCCCTCACGAACAATTATTAGAACTTTCGGAAAAAGATAGAGTCTCTTTAAAAAAAGATAATTCTTTTACATATTTGAGAGCTTCTTTAAGTGGATTGCACAATGATTTAAAAAATAAAAGTAAAGATTTTACAACAAGTTTTTTAATCTATGATGCATCTGGAAAATATGATGTCATTGATGACTTTTTCACAACGGAAGAAATGCAAAACTCAGATCACTGGCTGAGTGGTGAATTTGATGAGAGTGGCTTTTTTTCAGGAGAAATTAAAGTATTCAATAAGAGAGAAAAATATTTTTTTAAACCAAATAGACCTCCAGGAAAAACCCCATATGGTCCTTTCTCTATTCAATGGGGCTCATTTGAAGGCGAACTAAAAAGTTCCTTGCTGAATCCAGAAGAATTTGTTAATATCAATAAAAAACTTGATGCGTTCGGTGGTTTATATGTATACCGGGATGATTTTAGAGTTTTGCCATATGGTAGAACCGAACACGATTTTTTAGAATTTGAAAAAAGAAGAAGTTTAAGTGCTGGAACCTATTTTTTTAGTCATAGAAGGTTTATTGGTTATATTGATTTGACCAGAGAGAAAAATCCTAGTCTTACGGACAAGGCAGGAAGAGAAGGCTTCATTCAGAACAAAGCATATAGAGAATTTAAGGATGATTTGATTGAGTTTTTTGTTGATATTGCTAAAAGATATCTGCGTGCTGGAAAAGACGATAAATTCGACACATATAGGGAAAATCAGCTTACTGAAATAAACGCAAAACATCAACAACAACTTGATGCTGCAAAAAAGAAAAATTCAAAAACAAAAAAATCTTTTTTAGAAGATTTAAAAGAATATAATACTAAAATTGATAGTTTAGAAAAAGAGATAGATGATATTGGTGATGAACTTTCTAGAGAAGTTAATCAATTGGAAATTAATTATAATAATTATAATAATATACTTGAAAAACTCGAGAGTAAGAAAAATGAATTAAGATCAATAAAGATTCAAAAACCACCAGGTATAAAAATTACAACAAGACAGGAGCAAGAATATGTGAATTATCAAAGTAAGTATTATACTGCTAATAATAGCGTTCGAAACTGTCAAGCTATAGTTGATAAAACTCGAGAAAGAATTAATGTTGAAAACCTAAAACTGGAATACAACGAAAAATTTCGCTCACATATTAGATACTTAGATCGACAATTTTCTGCTTTCAATGATATTTCGAAAGAGTCATTTAATCGAATAGAAAAACAGTTAACTGAAGAAAAAAACTTTCAAGTGGAATCTTTCATAAAGCAATGTGAATCCTATAATCTTTTAGATTCTGACGAAAAGGATAAAATTTCGTCGAAAATTATTGCTCTGGAAAATTTAACGGAAGAACATAAAAAAGAAATTGAAAATTCATTCAAAGGTTTTACCAAACATATTTCTAATTTACAAATTGATGTTGATGATGACTTTTTAAGAGGTTGGTATCAAGAACAAAATGAAAAGCTCGCAGAAAAAGTTGAGGACTATGAAGAATTAGCGCAATTAGGAATGGCGATTGAAATTATTGATCATCAATTTAATGTTATGTATTCTCAAATGCAAGATTCTGTTAACGAAATTGAGAGTTATTCAAAGAAAAATACAGAAATAGCATATAGTTTTAATCAGTTAAAAAATGCTTTCCAACACTTAGAAGGAAATTATAAACTGTTAAAACCATTGTATAGAACATCTAGAAGAACAAGAGAAATTATTTCTGGAAGTCAAATTGAAAAATATATCAAAGATTTTTTTGAAAATGAATTTAAAAAATATCGAATAGATTTTGATGTAAATGATTCTTTTAGAGAATATGAGTTTTTTTCTTATGACTCCATAATAAAACCCACATTTCTTAATATTATAAACAATGCTAACTACTGGTTAATTCCTTCAAGTGAAAGGAAAATTAAAATTGAATTAATCGACGATGAAATTAGAATAATGAATTCTGGAGAAAGAATTGATGATTCACAAATTAAAGATATTTTTAATCTTTTTTATACTAGAAAAAGAGATGGTAGAGGCATTGGATTATATTTAGCAAAGAAAAATTTAAATGCCGTCGGCTATGACATTTATGCAACAAATAAAACAGATTATAATAAGCTTAAAGGAGCGTGTTTCGTCATACATAAAACCAAAAAAAACTAATACTATAATAATGGATGAGCAAAAAATGTCTGTAGAAATATCTAAACCGCTTCAAGAGATAAAAAGCTTTCAAGATGTTGCAAAAGCAATAATAAGAGATTCTATACGAAATGCAATATGTATCGACGACAATTATTTAGCACCATATTCTGATTCTACAGAGGGCTTAAATACTAATGA
It includes:
- a CDS encoding ATP-binding protein; translated protein: MANFRAKARAIELLGKGQIADLPTAISELWKNGYDAYAKNLECKLYLDSYKDNHKPIFVLSDNGFGMSEEDILNKWFVLGTDSKARNQKIQPEFDLKRRTPMGEKGIGRLSVSYLGSQMLMISKKADEKANALLMDWRVLDNYDFFLEDLNVPMLSFETQQEFKTNIAKANVEFELNLDETKWEEQKNYRNTILQDWESFNIPGFIYEEIIAKFCENKFHGTFFIILTPHEQLLELSEKDRVSLKKDNSFTYLRASLSGLHNDLKNKSKDFTTSFLIYDASGKYDVIDDFFTTEEMQNSDHWLSGEFDESGFFSGEIKVFNKREKYFFKPNRPPGKTPYGPFSIQWGSFEGELKSSLLNPEEFVNINKKLDAFGGLYVYRDDFRVLPYGRTEHDFLEFEKRRSLSAGTYFFSHRRFIGYIDLTREKNPSLTDKAGREGFIQNKAYREFKDDLIEFFVDIAKRYLRAGKDDKFDTYRENQLTEINAKHQQQLDAAKKKNSKTKKSFLEDLKEYNTKIDSLEKEIDDIGDELSREVNQLEINYNNYNNILEKLESKKNELRSIKIQKPPGIKITTRQEQEYVNYQSKYYTANNSVRNCQAIVDKTRERINVENLKLEYNEKFRSHIRYLDRQFSAFNDISKESFNRIEKQLTEEKNFQVESFIKQCESYNLLDSDEKDKISSKIIALENLTEEHKKEIENSFKGFTKHISNLQIDVDDDFLRGWYQEQNEKLAEKVEDYEELAQLGMAIEIIDHQFNVMYSQMQDSVNEIESYSKKNTEIAYSFNQLKNAFQHLEGNYKLLKPLYRTSRRTREIISGSQIEKYIKDFFENEFKKYRIDFDVNDSFREYEFFSYDSIIKPTFLNIINNANYWLIPSSERKIKIELIDDEIRIMNSGERIDDSQIKDIFNLFYTRKRDGRGIGLYLAKKNLNAVGYDIYATNKTDYNKLKGACFVIHKTKKN